A single genomic interval of Bradyrhizobium sp. AZCC 1693 harbors:
- a CDS encoding propionyl-CoA synthetase, producing the protein MNIHEKSRYHEVHARSLSDPEGFWAEAAREIDWIEPAKKIFDPSMGVYGRWFAGAMVNTCYNALDRHVAGGRADQVALIHDSPLTNTISKFTYAEMLKEVQTLAAVMADFGVAKGDRVILYMPLVPEAVFAMLACARIGAVHSVVFGGFAAKELATRIEDAKPKLIFSASCGIEPGRIVQYKPLLDEAIKLSSVKPENCIILQRPQHLCELTGGRDHDWATLRGAALEAGKAAPCTPVLATDPLYILYTSGTTGIPKGVVRDNGGHLVALKWSMFNLYGVKPGEVWWCGSDIGWVVGHSYIVYGPLIHGATSIMYEGKPIGTPDAGAFWRVISEHKAVALFTAPTAFRAIRKEDPDGAFIRKYDLSKFRTLFLAGERADPPTVEWAETQLKVPVIDHWWQTETGWCIAGNPVGLGMLPVKHGSPTVPMPGYQVDVVDEASRPVPAGTMGSIVIKLPMPPACLPTLWEQDARFKEAYLTEFPGYYKTSDAGYKDDDGYVWVMGRTDDIINVAGHRLSTGGMEEILASHPDVAECAVLGIKDAIKGEVPCGFMVLKAGVTRAPAEIEKEIVALVRDKLGPVAAFKLAITVGRLPKTRSGKILRGTIKKIADGESWSMPATIEDPKVLDEIGDALKGRL; encoded by the coding sequence ATGAACATCCACGAGAAAAGTCGCTATCACGAGGTCCATGCCCGCTCGCTCAGCGACCCCGAGGGCTTTTGGGCCGAGGCGGCGCGCGAGATCGACTGGATCGAGCCGGCGAAAAAGATATTCGATCCCTCGATGGGCGTGTATGGCCGCTGGTTCGCCGGCGCCATGGTGAACACCTGCTACAACGCGCTTGATCGTCACGTCGCGGGCGGACGCGCCGACCAGGTGGCGCTGATCCACGATTCGCCGCTCACCAACACCATCTCGAAATTCACCTATGCTGAGATGCTCAAGGAGGTGCAGACGCTCGCCGCTGTCATGGCCGATTTCGGCGTCGCCAAGGGCGACCGCGTCATCCTCTATATGCCGCTGGTGCCGGAAGCGGTGTTTGCGATGCTGGCCTGCGCGCGGATCGGCGCGGTGCATTCGGTGGTGTTCGGCGGTTTTGCTGCGAAAGAGCTCGCAACGCGCATCGAGGACGCCAAGCCGAAACTGATCTTTTCGGCGAGCTGCGGCATCGAGCCCGGCCGCATCGTGCAGTACAAGCCGTTGCTCGACGAGGCGATCAAACTTTCAAGCGTCAAGCCCGAGAACTGCATCATCCTGCAGCGGCCGCAGCACCTTTGCGAGCTCACGGGCGGCCGCGATCACGATTGGGCAACGCTCCGCGGCGCCGCGCTCGAAGCCGGCAAGGCCGCGCCGTGCACGCCGGTACTCGCGACCGATCCGCTCTACATTCTCTACACGTCAGGCACCACGGGAATTCCCAAAGGCGTCGTGCGCGACAATGGCGGGCATCTGGTCGCGCTGAAATGGTCGATGTTCAATCTCTACGGCGTCAAGCCGGGCGAAGTCTGGTGGTGCGGCTCCGACATCGGCTGGGTCGTCGGCCACAGCTACATCGTCTACGGTCCGCTGATTCATGGCGCCACGTCTATCATGTATGAAGGCAAGCCGATCGGCACGCCGGACGCCGGCGCGTTCTGGCGCGTGATTTCAGAGCACAAGGCCGTGGCCCTGTTCACCGCGCCGACCGCCTTCCGCGCCATCCGCAAGGAGGATCCCGACGGCGCGTTCATCCGCAAATACGATCTGTCGAAATTCCGCACGCTGTTTCTGGCCGGCGAGCGCGCCGATCCGCCGACGGTGGAGTGGGCGGAAACGCAGTTGAAGGTGCCGGTGATCGATCACTGGTGGCAGACCGAAACCGGCTGGTGCATCGCCGGCAATCCGGTGGGCCTTGGGATGCTGCCGGTCAAGCACGGCTCGCCGACGGTGCCGATGCCGGGCTATCAGGTCGACGTGGTCGACGAGGCATCCAGGCCCGTGCCCGCGGGCACCATGGGCTCGATCGTGATCAAGCTGCCGATGCCGCCGGCCTGCCTGCCGACATTGTGGGAGCAGGATGCGCGCTTCAAGGAGGCCTACCTCACGGAGTTTCCCGGCTACTACAAGACCTCGGATGCCGGCTACAAGGATGACGACGGCTATGTCTGGGTGATGGGCCGCACCGACGACATCATCAATGTCGCCGGCCATAGGCTCTCGACCGGCGGCATGGAAGAAATTCTGGCTTCCCATCCCGACGTCGCCGAATGCGCCGTGCTCGGCATCAAGGACGCGATCAAGGGCGAAGTGCCCTGCGGCTTCATGGTACTGAAGGCCGGCGTGACGCGCGCGCCTGCCGAGATCGAAAAAGAGATCGTCGCACTGGTGCGCGACAAGCTCGGGCCCGTCGCAGCCTTCAAGCTCGCGATCACCGTTGGGCGATTGCCGAAGACGCGCTCGGGAAAAATCCTGCGTGGCACCATCAAGAAGATCGCCGACGGCGAAAGCTGGAGCATGCCGGCCACCATCGAGGACCCGAAGGTGCTCGACGAGATCGGCGACGCGCTGAAGGGCAGGTTGTAG